AAGCGTTGGGGTCTGACGAGTCGTCGCAAAACCCGAGCTTGCGACTACTGTCATGCCAGGAGCATAAAATGCCAGACGAAGCTTGGAGATTACAGCTCGTGTCAGAATTGCATCCGGTTTGCTCAGCCATGCACATATGAACGAAAACCTCAGAAACGGGGCGCCAAGCCTCGAAATCCGGGTACTGCTTCACAGAATGATGCTCGCAACCGACGAGTGTCCACGCTGGAGAATAAACTAGCACGGCGCCATGAAGCATCAGATGGCCAGCATGTTAATTCTTCGTGGCAAGCTCCCTTTATCGCGAGCCAGGCGGTCATCATGGATCTGACGGAGCTGTATTTCGAAATTGTGTACCCGATATTTCCCTTCTTCCACCAGCCTTCTTTCCTGCGACGCATCTCCAGAGCAAATTATACGACAGACAGAGCACTGTTTGCTGTCACCATGGCTGTCTGCGCCCTGGTTAGCAGCCGCATACGTGATGGCGCAATTACCAACCCGAAATGGGACCTTGATCCCCTACGAGAACCTGGACCAGAAGTCTTCTATGCtgaagccaagaagcagctgGCGAGTTTTGAAATGGTCGCCACGTTGAATGTGCTACGTACTCATGCCATTCTTGCCATCACAGCAATCCAAAATGGAAACTTGCGAGAAATGCGTTGGCATCTGGGCACATATCAGACTCTAGTTGCGGTAGACGGGCTGCATGACGAAGCGAACTGGCCCAGCGGAATAGGGGTGATTGAAAGAGAGGAAAGACGTAGACTTGTACGTGACAATCCACCATGGTACCTTCATCCACGCTAACATGTCCCAACAGTTCTGGTCCATCTACACACTCGACATCTTCACATCCTCGGTATGCGGCGGCGTAGTGCGCTCTCGTGAAGAGCAATGCAACGTATTATACCCAGCAGAAATAGAAGATGAattcatcaacgacaacagCGACATCCCACAGACGGTCACCTCACCCGATGACATGACGCCCTCATCCAGGGACAGACCGTCTCTCAAAGTCCAATCAGACTGCTGGCTCTCAGGCTGGAACTTCATAACCGACCTCTACAGGATTCTAGAACACGCACTCACTAAATTCCGCAACTTCCGGCCTCGCAAGCACGGCCGCTCATTCCTCCACGACATCTTCCAGGACAATTCCACCCTTACAGAAGCATCTGTCCGAGACACCGTCCTCCAAATGTACATCAACCTCCCGCCGTGCTTCAAGGAAACCCCCGAAATGACATACGACATCAAAAAAGACAGAGTCAGCTTCCAAGCCGCCAACATATCAGGAAGCGTCCAACTCCTCCGTATAGTCCTGTGCGTAGCCGGCGACACTAGCATCGAAGACCGGTGCCGCGTGGCCAGCGACGTCGTCGACGCCCTGGTCTCGATACCCATGCCGTACTCACTCGCGATATCTACCCCgctgctgcatcatctgaGCGGGATAGGCGCGATTTTGGGCTCCGTGTTCGAGGAGCCGCTTAGTGAGACGGATTACAATCGTATTCGGTCGATTATACTGCTCATGGCGcagttgttggagaagatggaggCTATTCAGCATGCTTCTGGGGCGAGtgagaagctcaagagcCTGGTGGCTCGTATTGATGAGTATATGAATACCCAGCGGCATTGGGGGTCCACTGTGCATCATCagattggagatggagcgACTGGTGCTCAGCTTCCACTTGGGTTGGCGGGCGATGGTGCGCAGACGGGGTATGGGCAGATGGAGACTGGTATTCCGGAGTGGTCGATTCAGCTGCCGCCTGATCTTTTGGGGGATTTGACTTGGGAGTTTGACTTGGCGCCATGGTGGACTTAGAATGTTTTGAC
The genomic region above belongs to Pochonia chlamydosporia 170 chromosome 2, whole genome shotgun sequence and contains:
- a CDS encoding C6 transcription factor (similar to Aspergillus fumigatus Af293 XP_751374.1); the encoded protein is MPPTRDLSSVQEEISLLFYQGKTNNQITEQINQILIEQGKPCVCKRTIQTYLTAQGFSRSIDLNALQEDVAELRERGEKVADILRQVNQSLVEAGRLPISERSLNIQIKRWGLTSRRKTRACDYCHARSIKCQTKLGDYSSCQNCIRFAQPCTYERKPQKRGAKPRNPGTASQNDARNRRVSTLENKLARRHEASDGQHVNSSWQAPFIASQAVIMDLTELYFEIVYPIFPFFHQPSFLRRISRANYTTDRALFAVTMAVCALVSSRIRDGAITNPKWDLDPLREPGPEVFYAEAKKQLASFEMVATLNVLRTHAILAITAIQNGNLREMRWHLGTYQTLVAVDGLHDEANWPSGIGVIEREERRRLFWSIYTLDIFTSSVCGGVVRSREEQCNVLYPAEIEDEFINDNSDIPQTVTSPDDMTPSSRDRPSLKVQSDCWLSGWNFITDLYRILEHALTKFRNFRPRKHGRSFLHDIFQDNSTLTEASVRDTVLQMYINLPPCFKETPEMTYDIKKDRVSFQAANISGSVQLLRIVLCVAGDTSIEDRCRVASDVVDALVSIPMPYSLAISTPLLHHLSGIGAILGSVFEEPLSETDYNRIRSIILLMAQLLEKMEAIQHASGASEKLKSLVARIDEYMNTQRHWGSTVHHQIGDGATGAQLPLGLAGDGAQTGYGQMETGIPEWSIQLPPDLLGDLTWEFDLAPWWT